Proteins encoded in a region of the Thunnus maccoyii chromosome 4, fThuMac1.1, whole genome shotgun sequence genome:
- the LOC121896335 gene encoding prostaglandin E synthase 3-like → MAKHIKCIEVQGRSHAASLTSPTAVTESSRNVSYAVAASELQFSSCCTQEDPAYSPQARGVCIGCVWAAFPSFLQAFLFFPEGCFISEKEAHFHADMHPATAKWYDRRDSVFIEFCVADSKDVKVNFDKTKCGFSCLGGTDNVKHENEIELFEAIDENESKHKRTDRSVLCYLRKAQPGKAWPRLTKEKAKLSWLSVDFNNWKDWEDDSDEEMGNFDQFSDMMNNMGGEDDLPDLDGADDDESADSDDEKMPDLE, encoded by the exons ATGGCAAAGCACATTAAATGTATTGAAGTCCAGGGCAGATCACACGCCGCCTCCCTCACATCGCCCACAGCCGTGACTGAAAGCTCTAGAAACGTCTCGTACGCTGTAGCTGCGTCAGAACTGCAATTCTCATCCTGTTGTACGCAAGAAGATCCGGCGTACAGTCCACAAGCTAGAGGCGTTTGCATTGGTTGTGTGTGGGCAgcatttccttcttttttacAGGCATTTCTATTCTTTCCAGAAGGCTGTTTTATCAGTGAAAAAGAAGCTCACTTTCACGCCGACAT GCATCCAGCAACTGCCAAGTGGTACGACAGGAGGGACTCTGTTTTTATAGAGTTCTGTGTGGCAGACAGCAAAGATGTTAAAGTCAATTTTGATAAAACAAAGTGCGGTTTCAG TTGTCTTGGTGGAACTGACAATGTCAAACACGAGAATGAAATAGAACTTTTTGAAGCCATTGATGAAAAT GAATCCAAACATAAACGCACAGATCGCTCAGTGTTGTGCTATCTACGAAAAGCGCAGCCAGGGAAGGCGTGGCCGAGGCTAACAAAAGAGAAGGCAAAG CTGAGTTGGCTCAGTGTTGACTTCAACAACTGGAAAGACTGGGAGGATGATTCAGATGAGGAGATGGGCAACTTCGATCAATTCTCAGAT ATGATGAACAACATGGGAGGTGAGGATGACCTACCCGATCTAGACGGTGCAGATGAC gaCGAGTCTGCAGATAGCGACGACGAGA AAATGCCAGATTTGGAGTAG